Proteins co-encoded in one Arachis hypogaea cultivar Tifrunner chromosome 11, arahy.Tifrunner.gnm2.J5K5, whole genome shotgun sequence genomic window:
- the LOC112722596 gene encoding nuclear transport factor 2 isoform X2 has protein sequence MAMQEASPATAPSAQVVGNAFVEQYYHILHQSPNLVHRFYQDSSFLSRSDNDGQMTTVTTMQAINEKILSLNYEDYTAEIKTADAQESYEKGVIVLVTGCLTGKDNVKRKFSQTFFLAPQDKGYYVLNDVFRYVEENDTLQSSNPDSTVNEKAEAVAMPEAEHLVTNPAITAESENINNGAEGYNPEDNEEEGSVIDEEVAEPSADLSQNVAIHDSTSAVQDDAPKKSYSYASIVMKSNTASGPVYVPSRTVRAVPAKSSEQWPTTTKPTPVPEALAPSNDSAPGSSDVHEEAEGHSIYIRNLPFNATVEQLEEVFKKFGPIKHGGIQVRSSKHGFCFGFVEFEEMTSMNSALEASPITVGDRQAVIEEKRTTTRVSGSGRGRFPSGRGGFRSDSFRGRAKFGGGRGYGRNEFRNQGEFTTRPKGPAGQKGDGSQRPSQNGSGRGGRQGVGNRSTAPST, from the exons ATGGCAATGCAGGAAGCAAGCCCTGCCACCGCTCCTAGtgcccaagttgttggcaacGCATTTGTGGAGCAATACTATCACATTCTACACCAATCCCCAAATTTGGTACACAGATTTTACCAGGACTCAAGTTTCTTAAGCCGTTCAGACAACGATGGCCAGATGACAACTGTGACTACTATGCAA GCAATCAATGAAAAGATACTTTCCTTGAATTATGAAGATTATACAGCAGAAATAAAAACTGCTGATGCTCAGGAGTCATATGAGAAAGGTGTGATAGTTTTAGTAACTGGATGCTTAACCGGGAAGGATAATGTGAAAAGGAAGTTCTCACAGACATTCTTTCTGGCACCACAAGATAAGGGGTATTATGTCTTAAATGACGTCTTTAGGTATGTTGAGGAGAATGACACACTGCAGTCATCAAATCCCGACTCCACTGTCAATGAAAAAGCTGAGGCAGTGGCCATGCCGGAAGCAG AACATCTTGTGACCAACCCTGCAATAACAGCAGAGAGTGAAAACATTAATAATGGAGCTGAAGGTTATAATCCAGAGGACAATGAGGAAGAAGGATCAGTTATTGATGAAGAGGTTGCTGAACCCTCTGCAGATTTAAGTCAGAATGTTGCGATTCATGATTCAACTTCTGCAGTCCAGGATGATGCACCGAAGAAGTCATATTCATATGCATcaatt GTAATGAAAAGTAACACAGCATCTGGTCCTGTATATGTTCCCAGCCGAACTGTAAGAGCAGTACCTGCTAAATCCAGTGAACAATGGCCTACTACTACCAAACCAACTCCAGTACCAGAGGCATTAGCTCCTAGTAATGACAGTGCTCCTGGGAGTAGTGATGTTCATGAGGAAG CTGAAGGTCATTCCATATACATACGGAATTTGCCATTTAATGCAACTGTTGAACAACTTGAGGAGGTCTTTAAGAAATTTGGTCCTATTAAGCATGGTGGAATCCAAGTTAGAAGTAGTAAG CATGGCTTCTGTTTCGGCTTTGTTGAATTTGAGGAAATGACTTCCATGAATAGCGCACTTGAG GCATCACCTATCACCGTTGGTGATCGACAAGCTGTTATTGAGGAGAAGAGAACTACTACAAGAG TTAGTGGTAGTGGAAGAGGAAGGTTTCCCTCCGGAAGAGGTGGGTTCAGAAGTGACAGTTTCAGGGGGCGTGCGAAATTTGGTGGCGGAAGAGGTTATGGCAGAAATGAGTTCAGAAACCAAGGAGAGTTCACAACGCGACCTAAGGGTCCAGCTGGACAAAAGGGAGATGGTTCTCAACGGCCCAGTCAAAATGGAAGTGGGCGGGGTGGACGGCAAGGTGTTGGGAACCGAAGTACTGCACCATCAACTTGA
- the LOC112722596 gene encoding nuclear transport factor 2 isoform X1 → MAMQEASPATAPSAQVVGNAFVEQYYHILHQSPNLVHRFYQDSSFLSRSDNDGQMTTVTTMQAINEKILSLNYEDYTAEIKTADAQESYEKGVIVLVTGCLTGKDNVKRKFSQTFFLAPQDKGYYVLNDVFRYVEENDTLQSSNPDSTVNEKAEAVAMPEADNIHAPEHLVTNPAITAESENINNGAEGYNPEDNEEEGSVIDEEVAEPSADLSQNVAIHDSTSAVQDDAPKKSYSYASIVMKSNTASGPVYVPSRTVRAVPAKSSEQWPTTTKPTPVPEALAPSNDSAPGSSDVHEEAEGHSIYIRNLPFNATVEQLEEVFKKFGPIKHGGIQVRSSKHGFCFGFVEFEEMTSMNSALEASPITVGDRQAVIEEKRTTTRVSGSGRGRFPSGRGGFRSDSFRGRAKFGGGRGYGRNEFRNQGEFTTRPKGPAGQKGDGSQRPSQNGSGRGGRQGVGNRSTAPST, encoded by the exons ATGGCAATGCAGGAAGCAAGCCCTGCCACCGCTCCTAGtgcccaagttgttggcaacGCATTTGTGGAGCAATACTATCACATTCTACACCAATCCCCAAATTTGGTACACAGATTTTACCAGGACTCAAGTTTCTTAAGCCGTTCAGACAACGATGGCCAGATGACAACTGTGACTACTATGCAA GCAATCAATGAAAAGATACTTTCCTTGAATTATGAAGATTATACAGCAGAAATAAAAACTGCTGATGCTCAGGAGTCATATGAGAAAGGTGTGATAGTTTTAGTAACTGGATGCTTAACCGGGAAGGATAATGTGAAAAGGAAGTTCTCACAGACATTCTTTCTGGCACCACAAGATAAGGGGTATTATGTCTTAAATGACGTCTTTAGGTATGTTGAGGAGAATGACACACTGCAGTCATCAAATCCCGACTCCACTGTCAATGAAAAAGCTGAGGCAGTGGCCATGCCGGAAGCAG ATAATATACATGCTCCAGAACATCTTGTGACCAACCCTGCAATAACAGCAGAGAGTGAAAACATTAATAATGGAGCTGAAGGTTATAATCCAGAGGACAATGAGGAAGAAGGATCAGTTATTGATGAAGAGGTTGCTGAACCCTCTGCAGATTTAAGTCAGAATGTTGCGATTCATGATTCAACTTCTGCAGTCCAGGATGATGCACCGAAGAAGTCATATTCATATGCATcaatt GTAATGAAAAGTAACACAGCATCTGGTCCTGTATATGTTCCCAGCCGAACTGTAAGAGCAGTACCTGCTAAATCCAGTGAACAATGGCCTACTACTACCAAACCAACTCCAGTACCAGAGGCATTAGCTCCTAGTAATGACAGTGCTCCTGGGAGTAGTGATGTTCATGAGGAAG CTGAAGGTCATTCCATATACATACGGAATTTGCCATTTAATGCAACTGTTGAACAACTTGAGGAGGTCTTTAAGAAATTTGGTCCTATTAAGCATGGTGGAATCCAAGTTAGAAGTAGTAAG CATGGCTTCTGTTTCGGCTTTGTTGAATTTGAGGAAATGACTTCCATGAATAGCGCACTTGAG GCATCACCTATCACCGTTGGTGATCGACAAGCTGTTATTGAGGAGAAGAGAACTACTACAAGAG TTAGTGGTAGTGGAAGAGGAAGGTTTCCCTCCGGAAGAGGTGGGTTCAGAAGTGACAGTTTCAGGGGGCGTGCGAAATTTGGTGGCGGAAGAGGTTATGGCAGAAATGAGTTCAGAAACCAAGGAGAGTTCACAACGCGACCTAAGGGTCCAGCTGGACAAAAGGGAGATGGTTCTCAACGGCCCAGTCAAAATGGAAGTGGGCGGGGTGGACGGCAAGGTGTTGGGAACCGAAGTACTGCACCATCAACTTGA